The sequence GAAGTCATCTAATAAAGATATGTTTGATAGCTTGGAAAGCATTGTACGGATTAAGGAAGCCGAAGCCAGGATGTTCCAGAATCGGGCAGATGAAGCTCAGAGAGAAGCAGAGGGGTACCGACGGATGGTCCATGCAAAGACAGAGAAGTTGGAAGAGGAGTATACTGAAAAGCTTGCCAAACTATGTTTGCAGGAAACTGAGGAAAGGCGGAGAAAGAAACTGGAGGAGCTGAAGGTGCTGGAAAATTCACATTGTGATTACTACAACATGAAGATGAGAATGCAAGCTGAAATTGCTGGGTTGTTGGAGAGAATGGAGGCCACCAAGCAGCAGTGGGTGTAATTTCTGGCTTAATTCCTTTTCTTGACTCTTTTTTTTTGCCTCTTACACTGTTTCTGGGTTAAATTGGTTGCAATGATGATGCAACCCCCccctcccctttttttttttttttttcatcttggaTTCTGGTTGTTTTGTCAAATGCAAATGAATGGTTTTCCTgcgtaaaattttaaatatgttttcctttcttctcttttcttgcCGACCAAAAAGGGGGATAAAGGCAGAATgaaattcattaaagagaaACTGGTTACTGAATTTTGCGGCAAGGAAGACAATATttgcatttcaatttttctttatttgttgcATTTGAAAGCTACTGTCGGTagtttctatatattaaaaaaccaTGTATTAGCATTCAGCAGAAGCAGTCCAGTCCCGCAACATGGAAGCCAATCCATCATCAGATTGCCGCCCCAACCCCACTCATGCCCCCTTATGTGATAGGATGGAATCAAAGGAAGCTCCACCAATTTTGCCTCTTCCTTTATTCCTCTTAAGCTATCCTATTAATAAAGATCCTCTTTTTGGTGGAGGAAGAATAATGGCGAGAGTTGAGATGCCACCAGCCTTATGGATGGTATTTTGGGTCCGAGGAAGGGCTGGTGATCACAGGTCCCTGTAAGTCTTTTAATAACAAAGAATCAtactttttttcaaatatactaATCCATTGGAATGGAATCATATATTCTTAGTAAGAAAATCAATCATGAATCATTACTGGTCAAGACCACATCAGCCAGACCGATGAGAAGCTCGGGGAAGGATATCACTGGGTCTGAGCCCGACTTGGGTGGCAGACAGGAGGGATGGATAACACTGAGACCAACTGCAGTGGCAAATAGGAGGATCAACAGTCCGGTGAAGTTGACTATAAGTGCTTCTTGGCGGCGCAAATAAGTGGATCTCTGAACTAAACCCGTCTCCGCAGTCAATATGGCCATGAGAAAGATGACCATGCCAGCAAACCAGTGCCATGGCATGAGCCTACGCCTTCTCTGCTTTTTTACACCCGGGTACCAGAAAGAGAAGAATGCAAACATCCACTGCAGAGTCACAATCATGGTCCATTTGTTAACTTGAtttcaaaatgaattataaaactatacactgatttttttaatgaagtaTTATACAATTTAGCCTTAAGATTCATCAGTAGAAAACCAACTGCTTTACCTGCAAACCAAATAAGCAGATGGTGCACAAACCCAGCCAGGAATGCAGGGTGTGCATATCTGGCATGGATTCCACGTGGTGATACCTGAATGCCATATAAACCCCGAAGATTCCAGCCACAAGAGCCATAAAATGCA is a genomic window of Vitis riparia cultivar Riparia Gloire de Montpellier isolate 1030 chromosome 1, EGFV_Vit.rip_1.0, whole genome shotgun sequence containing:
- the LOC117914954 gene encoding probable ascorbate-specific transmembrane electron transporter 2; its protein translation is MSCKAVQGKRRAPILVHLILHFMALVAGIFGVYMAFRYHHVESMPDMHTLHSWLGLCTICLFGLQWMFAFFSFWYPGVKKQRRRRLMPWHWFAGMVIFLMAILTAETGLVQRSTYLRRQEALIVNFTGLLILLFATAVGLSVIHPSCLPPKSGSDPVISFPELLIGLADVVLTSNDS